One Caldanaerobius fijiensis DSM 17918 DNA window includes the following coding sequences:
- a CDS encoding TIGR03905 family TSCPD domain-containing protein yields MQYSYIPKGVCSRKIVFEVIDGKITNVSFTAGCKGNLQGLAKLLEGMDVKDAAERLRGIKCQGNTSCPDQFAKALEELVLKNV; encoded by the coding sequence ATGCAGTATAGTTATATACCTAAAGGTGTTTGTTCGAGGAAAATTGTATTCGAAGTTATAGACGGCAAAATCACAAATGTAAGCTTTACGGCAGGGTGTAAAGGAAACCTTCAAGGGCTGGCAAAGCTCTTAGAGGGGATGGACGTAAAGGATGCAGCCGAGAGGCTCAGAGGTATTAAGTGTCAGGGAAATACATCATGCCCTGATCAATTTGCAAAGGCATTGGAGGAACTTGTATTAAAGAATGTGTAA